The Amycolatopsis umgeniensis DNA segment CGTCGCCCGCGGTTCGGGTCACCGAGTCGGAGAAGCCATGCAGGTTGTAGTACAGCTGCCCATCGGGGAACCGGCCGCTGACTCGATGAGCCCAGTGGATCGCGAGGGCCGTCTTCCCGACCCCGGCGGAGCCGGTGATGACGACGACGCGTGCGGCGCGGCGGGTGTGGTCAGAGGCCGACAGGAAGGCGTCGAGTTCCGCGAGTTGCGCGGCACGGCCCATGAACGTCGTACTGTCGGGCGGCAATTGTTCCGGAGCCCTGAAATTCCCGGTCCTGGGTGGTGTGGCGCGGCCAGGCTCGAGGCAGTGCAGGTAGGCGGCACGCAGTTCGGTTCCGGGGTCGACGCCGAAGGACTCCCTGAGCTTGACACTGAGCTCGTGAAACAAGCGGACGGCGGCCTGTCGCTGTCCGGTGGCCGCCAGCGCGAGAATGATCCGCGCGTTGATGCCTTCGTGCAGTGGTTCGGTCTCGGCCACGTCGCGAAGTCCCGGCAAAGCGCTGTGGTGCCGGCCATGCGCGAAGGCGAGGTCCGCGTGGGCAAGCGTGACGACCATGCGTCGCTGGGTCAGCGCGACGACGGCCGGATGTTGCTGGATCTCCGGCCCGAGGTCGGCCAGCACCGGCCCTCGCCACAACGAGAGCGCTTTCTCGTACTCGCCTTCCGATGCCTCGAGCCGCCCCGCCTCGTGGAGGGCCGCCGCGTCGGCCACCCGGAGGAGGAAATCCAGAACGTCGGTCTGCCCGGCCGTCAGAGTGAGGCGGTATCCGGTGCCGCCACGTTCGAGCGGTTGTGGTTCGTCGCCGCTCGTTCGAAGTAGCCGCCGGATCCGGGAGGCGTAGGTGTGGACAAGGTTCCGATAAGTGGCGGGGATGTCCTCGCCCCACAGGAAATCGACGATCTCCGACCGGCTCACCGGCTCGTTCGCCCGGAGGGCCAGCAGACCGAGCAGACGGCGCAGCATCGGGGCACCGACGTCGATCCGCCGCGGTCCGTCGTGAACGATCATCGGTCCGAGCACGTCGATCCGCAGGGCCGCTCCGGAGTCGATCTCGACGGCGGAAAGTCCCGTGGTCTGGACAAGTTTCCGCACGGACCTGGAGTGCGGCCGGACAACCACCTCATGCTCGATGTCCCGCAGTGTGCGCACACTGATACCCGCGCGACGAGCCAGTTCGTCCTGGGTGATTCCGGTCCGTGCCCGGTACGCGAGCAGCGCTTTTCCCAAGGTCATGACGCCCCCCAGCGTTGGTTTCTGCCGACCGGTCTCCAAAATACCGTGTCCGGCTGACGAGTTTCCGCTGTTTATCCGGTCGACGACGATTTCTGCCGGTCTTCTCCCGTTTCCCCCGCTCAGAGGGGTGGTCCAGGTCAAGAAACGCGTCAGGTTCCGGGACGGTGTCGTGCCTAGGCTGGTTCGGCGAACAGATGGGGGTGATCTTTTGCTGCGCATTCATTTTTCGTCGGCCGACGTGCTCGGACTGCGGGTTTCGGCCGCTCCCGATCCGTTGTGGGAGCTTCTGCTGAGCCTCCACGCGGCGCAAACGGTCGGCATCAGCGGCGCACTCCGGGCGTGGCGGACGGCGGTGCGCGGAAAACTCGCGCCGTCGGCCGCCTTGCTGTGGCCCTTGGCGCGGCCGCAAGGCTACTCACCGGATTTCTTGACCCCGACGGCTGGTGAGAAAGGCTTCGATGCAGGTCTGGACCAACTGCTGGCCACTTCGAGGCCACGGCTCCGAGCCGACCTTGCGCTCTTGGCACGTCCCACGTCCTGGACGACTGATCTCGCCGATGGCCGGAGCGAAGCCCTCCACCGGCTGGGAGACGCCCTCGAGGCGTACCACGCTGTCGCCATCGAACCGTTCTGGGACGTCATCCTGCGCGTGGCCGGCGCGGACCGCGAGCGAAGGGCGGCGACCGCGATCGCCGAAGGTGCCGGAACGATGCTCACGACCTTGCACCCTGACGTTCGCTGGGACGATAGTGTCCTGGAAGTCGCCTATCCCGTCGATCAGGACGTTCACCTGGACGGGCAGGGCCTCACCCTGGTGCCCTCGTTCTTCTGCCGGCCAGGGCCCATCACCCTGTTGCGGCAGAACGAACAGCCGATTCTCGTCTATCCCGTCGACCGGGACCTCGAGTCCTTGGCCACCGTCGGCCACGCGCGGTTCGGGCAGGGGCTCACAGCGCTGCTGGGCAGGACCAGGGCACGCGTGCTGCACGCCATCGCGGCGGCGGCCCCGGTCACCACGTCGGATCTCGCGCGGGAGGTCGGGGTCTCCGTGGCCGGTATCAGTCAGCACACGTCGGTGCTCCGGGACGCCGGGCTCATCACCACGGTCCGGGACCGCGGCTTCGCGCGGCACCGGGTTTCACCGCGCGGTGAGGCGTTGCTGAGCGGGTAGGTTCCGGTTTCGATCCCGGCCGCGCGCGCCTGGGTACGTCAGCAGGCCTTGACGACGACCGAGTGTGCCTTGCCGCCGAGGTCGAGGATCTTCACGTTCCGGTTACCCGCTGGCACGCGAACCTGATAAGTGCCGGGGTCGACCGGATAGCCGAAGTAACTGCCCGCCGGGGCCGCCCCGGTGCCCGCGATCATCGAGCCATTGGTGCGGTGGATCGTGGTCGGGACCGCTGCGCCGCAGTTGTTGGAGATGTAGATCTTGCCCTTGGTCGCGGCTGAGGCGGAACCCGCGCCGACGGTGGCGATGACCATACCCGCGGTGGCAAGAACGGTGAGAACGCGCCGGGTGGCCGTCATTGTGCTCCTCTGGGGTGCTTGTGGGGATCGGCTACAAGATATCCACAAGCACGTTCACGCACTGTCGGTCGAACAGACCACATCGCCTCAGCCGGTCGACGGGCGCATGACATCGAGCAGCGGCGGGTTCGTGTTCTCGAGGTGGTCCAGAAGCGCGGCGACACCGTCGTTCGCGGTGGATCGGGCGACCTCGTCGCTGGTGAGCGGGATCAGGGTCATCAGCTCGGCCAGGACTTCCCGGTCGGCCCCGAAGACCACATCGAAATCTTCGAGGTAGGGGTGACCGCCGACCAGCATGCCGGTGATGGCCGTGCGCGCGAGCAGCGGCTGCTCGTTCCGGATCACCTGCCCGTTGACGACCCCGTGGCCACTTTCCTGCACGATCCCTAGAGCGGCCTGCACGAGGAACAGCGCCGCTCCGTCCTGGCCGGCCTGGACGGAGCACACGAGTTCTTGTGGGTACACCGCCGCGATCGGCTGGCTGGACAGGCCGTGGGTGGCGAAACTGACGTACTCCGGGCGTTCGTGCCGCCAGATCTCGACGTCGCCGATTTCATTTTCGAGTACCCCGCCGCCGAGGTAGCGGGTGAGGTGGTCGGCGAGGGCCTGATCGGTCATGGGCGCGGTAACTCCGTCAGTTGGCGGGGGATGCGGATCACGATAGATGGCTGTACGCACCTGTATCGCGTGCAGGTCGGCTCTCGATGAAGTCGCCGTCTGCGAGCCCTCCGATCCACGCCTTCAACGTTGCATCGTCGGCAGGCATCAGCGTGGCCGATCCGTAGCTCCGCACGACGACGTAGCGGCCATCGACACTGTCCACAACGGACAGCGGGCGGATGGTTGTCAGTTCTTTCCCTGCGACTCCCGCTCGCGCCGCACTCGCCTGGCCGATCGCCTTCGCCCTCGACAGAACGCGCAGGAACCACTCGGCGCCCTCAGGGGCCACCCCGTGCTCGATCAAAGATCGCTTCCCGATACTGAGCAGCCCCGACCGCCGCCAAGCCCGGCCCGACCGGATGAAGGCGAGTTCGTTCACGCGGAGGGGCCGCCCGACGCCCGGCCGGGAGTCGGGCAGTGCCTCCAGCATGCCTTCCGCCATCCTCGTGGCGTTCATCCATCCCAGTTCCACGGTCTCGTTGCGCGCTATCACCCGAAGCGCCCGGCCGCTGGGCTGCGGGAAACAGCCGACCGCCACCCGCCCGGCGGAGTCGCTGTAGCTCAAGGACAGCGCGAGGTCGCGGTCGTCCATCGCCCGCAAAGCCTGCACCAGGTCGCCGTCGAGATTGTTCGCGTCTCCGAGGCTGTTGGACGTCAGCCATCGATGTGCGCGATCACGACATTCTTGTCGCTCCGCGTCATCGCTGCCGTGGCGGCGGACCACGAGAGGCGACGGCATGGGCCCGAGGCCGAGCCGTTCCCACACCACGTCGTAGACGAGTTCAGGAAGGGTGGGCAGCGTCATCGTCACCGGACTGCGGATCATCTCGGCACTCCCGCTCGCCAGCTGGTTCGCAGCACGTTCTCCGGACACGGTCGCCGGTGATGATTCGTGTCGGTCAGAATTTCAGCCTCCCGAAATCGATGCGGCCGGTATCGCGCTGCGAAACGTCACCAGCGCGCCGACACGTTGACCGTATACGTGATGGTCACGTCGGTGGTGGAATCCGTCGGGGCAGCCATTGTGCAACCGCGAGTGAATCGGGTACTTGAAGGCTGTCAGCGTCGCCGGGTGGGAGTACGGCGTGGAGTCGTCGTGCGCTTCGCGGTCGTCGTGGAGCGATGAGTCGTGGTCCGCGTCGTCTCCGGCGTCAGCTGGGTCGTGGTGGTCTCCGGCGGTGACGACGTCTTCAGGGAACCGGTCGGCACCGTCGTCGGGGCCTGCGGGGTCGTCGCGGGCACCACCTGGCCGGCTCCCGACCCGCCCCCGGCGCACGCGCCGAGCAGCACACCCGCGGCCACGACCAGGCCACAGCACCACACTCGCATGGCCGGGGACCTTAACAGCCGTCTCTCCCCCGGCGGGCGGTTACTGACGGATCTCCCCCACGCGCGTGGGAGGACCTCTACGACGGGTTTCGTGCCGTCACGACCGAGAGGCGGTCGTGAGTGGTAGCGACGGTTCTACTGAGGGGAAGGGCAAACGTGTCTTGGTCGCGGATGGTCTGTGACGATGTCGCGAAAGCCACTTTCGGGACATCAGACGTCCCGAAAGTGGCTTTCGCGACGCCCGAGCCGACACGCAGGCAAATGACCTGCGGAGGGAGACACGTTGCGAAAGCCTCTTTCGCAACCTTCAGGGTTGCGAAAGAGGCTTTCGCAACCCCACCCACGTCTCGGACACCAGAGAGTGCCAATACGCCACCTTTTGCCCTACCCCTCACTAACTGGCCGTTGGGCCGCCGATCAGGACGAAGGCCGCCCAGGCCGCGGTCCACAACGGTTCGTTCCCGTCTTTGGCCGCGGGTTTCGTTCGTACCGGTTCTTGAGCCCTAGCTCGCTTGGCCGGGTCCTCGCCGACCGATTCGCGGATCTTGACGCCGGACCAGGCGAAAGAGTACGAGGCGGCGCTGAACGGCTGACCTCGACCGCCACATAGATGCCTTAGCCCCAGGTGGCCCGTTGACCTGCTGCTCGAGGCAGTACCCAGGTGTGGGTGCCGTCCGGTTCGTCGAGCCAGAGCCGGTGGGTTCCATCGTCGGTCACGGTGACACCGAATCGATCCCAGCCGGGCTCGCCGAGGTTCTGCCACTGGCTGCGGCTCTTCTCGTATTCGTCCCAGATCCGGGTGGCGCCGTGCTGGCGCACGTCGCGTCTGTCGTTCGTGGCGTTCATCGCGACTGCGCACCAGGAACCTTCGCTCGCGGTGAACACGGCCCACTGGTGTGCCCCGGTGTCGGTGAGGCCGCGGTAGCCGAATGTCAGTTGCGAGGGCATGCGGGATTGGGCAAGCAGCCAGGGGATCAGGGATTCCCAGGGGTGCGGGGACAGTGAGGTGGTGGAGTGGGCGCCGTCCGCCGGCGTGAAGCTGATGTGCCGGTCCGGCGGTGCGCAATCGGTGTCCCTGATCGCCATGAACCCGGCCCAGCGCGGCAGGAACCTTCCTTCGAGGCGGTCGGCATGGCGTGTGAGCAGGACGAGGTTGCCGGCATGCACGCTTCGTTTGAGGTCGGCCAGGATGAGTCCGCCTTCACGGACCTGTTCGGCCCAGGCCCACGGGATCGTCGGCACGGAGCAGGTCGCGATGATCCGGTCGAATGGAGCGTGACCGGGCAGGCCTGCGCCACCGTGAGCGGCCACGAGCGTGGGGCGCAATCCGAGTTCGTGCAGGCGCGTGCGGGCTGTGGCGACCAGGTCGGCGCCGATGTCGACTGAGCAGACCTGGTCGTCGCCGAGGCGGCGGGTGAGGAGCCCTGCGTTGTATCCGGTTCCGGTGCCTATCTCGAGCACGCGGTGGGAGTCCTCTAGATCGAGTGCTTCGAGCATTCTGATCATGAGGCCGGGTTTGGTCGATGAGGACACCGTGACCTGGCTACCCCGTGGGGTCGTGGCGAGTGCGGTGATCAGCGGCTGGTTGCGATACACCTGGTCGAGCCAGTCGGGTGACTCGGCGCCGGTCTCGCTCCACCGGCCGTCGCGCTGCTGGGTGTGGAAGCGCGGAACGAACACGTGCCGGGGGACGGTCTCGATCGCGGCACGCCACTGCGGTGACCGCAGGACCCCTTCGGTGGCGAGTTCGTCGGCCAGCCGATGGGCAAGAGTTCGCCATGGCGGGGTGGTCGCCGTCATGACGTTTCTCCTTGAGTCAGCAGGTCGGCGATGGTGTCGGTGATCGGTGCGGCGATGGCGTCTTCAATCCACCCATACTGGCCTCCGGCGTTGCATTCGAGGAAGACCCATTCCCCGTCCGGACGGATGACGAAGTCGAACGCTCCGTATGCCAGACCGAAAGCTCGGCAGTAGCGGAGGATTCCGCCGGCGATGGTTTCCGGTGGCTCCAGCCGCCGGTAGCGCAGGTTCAGGTAGTCGTTGCGGTAGTCGAGATAGGTCTTCGGAGTCCGGGCGTAGATCCCTGCAGCGAAAACGTGCTCACCCACCACAATGACCCTGGCCTCGTGGGCTTTCGGGATCCAGCGTTGGAACTGGTGTGCGGCGACCTCCAGACCACGCAGGTCCGCCACGGTGTCGGCGGTGACCCGGTCGGTGAGGGTGGTTTTGCGGCCGCCGTCCTCGATGACCGCGGCCGCACCGAACGCCTTGGTGATCGTCTCGCCACCGTCGACGAACTCGTGCACTGACGTCCGAACGCTGGTGACGAGGGTGTCGGCCACAGACAGCCCGCACTGGACGGCGGTGGTGAGCTGCACGGGTTTGTAGGCGGCGTCGGCGTTACGAGACGGGTGGTTGATCCACCGCACGGCAAGCGAAGTGAGCACACCGCCAAGACCGAGTTTGGTCTCACTCATCGCCCAGTTCCGCTCGGTCGCCGACAGTTCGGCGGGGAAGGTGAATGCCGAGGGGCTGCGATACCACACCGAACGCAACCCCTCGAGCGCGATCGTCCGGCTGTGAGCGGACAGAGTCCCCATCCATCGCCCGTTCCGCAACCGCGCGTCGATGGTGCAGTACCTCGGAAACCAGGCGGTGTCGACGCGCGCGACTGGTGTGCCGCGCCGCTCCAAGGCCGCCACCATGCGGTCGGCGGTGAAGTCTCGTTCCGAAGCGAGGATGAGGACCGTCATCAGTCGTTGTCCCAGTCTTCGGAGCTGGGCCCGTCCTCACCGTCGACGGTCGAGGTCGTGTCCGCGGATGGGTCACCCATGATCGGAGACTCGATCACCGGCCGTCCCGCGACGTCGACCGCCTTCTGCTGAACCGGGTCGTAGCTCCAGGGTGGGAGCACGCGGCCGGGCCCGGCCGCGCGGGCCCGGCGCAATCCCCACGGTCGCATCCCGGCCGGCGACGGGAGGTCGTCCCGTCGCGCGGTGAAGCTCGTGCCGTCCAGAGCGAACTGCGCGCTGGACGGCGCAAGGGGATCGGCCACCGCAACCTCGATATTTGCCACAGTCATCTCCTTTTCCTTTCTCCAGGGGTTATTTGCCGTAGGGCAAGTCCACCGCGAACCACAGGTGTGCCGCTAGGCTGAGCGGCGACTCACGGTGTGTTCACGCACACTCACGGTTCATCGATGGCGGAGGCGGCGATGATGACGGGCGTGCCCGAAAGCACGAGCACCAGCGGGCCGGAGACCGCGGCGAATGTATTCGCCGCGGAACTGGAACGGTGGCGCGACGTGCGCGGCTTCTCCCGCGCTACGCTGGCAAGAGAAATGGGCTATGACCGCTCGTACGTGTCGAAGGTGCTCTCCGGCACCGAACGACCTTCCGAGGCTTTCGCCGCGCACGCCGAGACCGCGCTGCGCGCCGGCGGTGCACTGCGCGCCGCATTTCGCGACTTCGACGCCCACCGCCCGCTCCGCACACGCCTCACGCCACCTGTCGCCGACACGGTCACCGGCACCGGAGGACTGGTGGTCGACCACGACGACGCAACCCTGCGCTACGACGACGGCATCTACCTGCTCACCCAGCGACGCCACCTGGTCAATCACGGCACCGAGCCGATCACCCGCTATCTGATCCGGATCTCCGTCGATCGCTTTCCCGGCGATCCGGAACGCTCCAACCGCCTCTACAGCGAAGACCCGCTGACCTGGGACGAGATCAATCTCCATGCCTGGCACGGCCGCTCCCGCGCGATCCCGATGACCTGGACCACCCACCACGACCACGACGCGTTCAAAGAAGTCTGGCTGCTCTTCGAAGGCGAACACGGCCACTTCCCCCTGTATCCCGGGGAATCCTGCTGGATCGAATACGAATACACCGTCACCGAAAACCACTGGGGCAACTGGTTCCAGCGCTCGATACGGCTCCCGACCCGCACCCTTTCGGCGTGCCTGGACTTTCCCGCCGACCTCTCCCCCGCCGTCTGGGGCCTACACACGTCCATGACCGCACAAGCCATGCCGTTCGCCACCGCCATCGCCCGCGACGACACCGGCGACCGGCACACCTTCTCCTGGTCGTGCGAAGACCCACCTCTGCACGCCCGCTACCGACTCGAATGGGACTTCCGTACCCGCGCCACCGACACCGACGGCCCACCGCCCAAGCCGAGCGAAGTCATGGCCTCCCTCGGCGTCGTCCAGGACAATGATCCCGCGCTGCGCCAAGTCGCCCGCCGCTTCGACCTCCCCGCCGAGGCTGAAGACGCCCGCCGTGTCGTCACCGCGCTCAACGCCGCGTGCGAACGTGTCGCCCAAGCCCACACCTTCGGCAAAGGCATGGGCATCGCCGCACCGCAGATCGGGATCGACCGCGCCGCCGCGATCGTCCGCACGCCCGGTGGCGAAAGCATCACTCTGTTCAACCCCGCCATCATCGAAGAAGCCGGTGACTTCGACGAGCAGTACGAAGGGTGCCTGAGCTTTTTCGACGTCCGCGGCCAAGTCCCGCGGCCGCACATCATCCACGTCGAGCACACCACCATCGACGGGCACACCAAGATCACCGTCTTCGATCGAGGTATCGCCCGCCTCGTCGCCCACGAGGTCGACCATCTTCACGGGCACCTCTACACCGACCGCATGCGCGACGGCCTCTCCCCCATCCCGGTCGAGCAATACCGCGGCACCGGCACCGCCTGGAAGTACTGAACATCCTGGTCACCTCGCGCGCCGACAGACCACGCAACTCGGGATGGCTCATTTCGGCAGGTCGGTTTTGACGAGCAGGTCGAAGCCCAGGCCGCTGGAACCCTGGCCGCGGCCCTCACCTCGATGGGCGGACAGCCAGAGGGACACGCGGCCGTCTCGCCAGCGGGTTCTGTTGTAGGCGACAGTCACTCGGGTACCCGACTGCGGGACCTCCTCTTCATTGACGAAGTACCGCTGCCCTTGATCGAATCCCGCGCGCAACAGACTGGTCCTCGGGCGGACAGGCTGCCCGTCGACGACGCTGGGCATCGCCGCACGTTGCAGTTGAATCTCTCGGTTGTCGTTCGGGACATGTACCGGGATGAACGGGATCCAGTGTTCGGGAATGCTGTTCATCGCCCGGTAGGACAGGGCTGCCCGAGGTGGGTCGTCCGCCGCCGGCGGCGCCGTGGCGGGTGGGCGACTGCGGTACGCCACTATTTCCGCGGCCGCTTCGCTGCCTCGGCGGGGTTCGCCGGTCGGCATACGGACGGTTTGTTCTATGCCCCAGACGAGGTTGGCGTTCTCATCGCGGAGGAGGAGGACTTCTTCCAGCACCGGGCCCACGGCCACCTTCGGCACGCTCGGCGGCAGGAACAGGTCGGTGTCGGCGGGCACGTCGTCGGTGCCGATGGTGTCCAGGGTGAACATCGACCACCGTTGCCAGTTTTCGTCGGCGCCCGCGCCCGCCGGGGTCAGCCATTCCTTGTGGTTGAAGACGTCCGTCACCGTCAAGCCGCGGATTCGGGCCACGGTGCCCGCGGGTAGGTCGCAAGGTAGCTGGTACCAGTCGTTGCTGAACACCAGCGCGAACTCGAGGAAGATCAGCCTCGCCAGGTCGGTGCTGTCCGAACCCACCGCGGCGAAGTTCGTCTTTCCGTCTTCCAGCGCCCACCATCGCGGTAGCGGCATTCCCGAATAGCGGACCGGTGCCGGGAAGACCGTTCTCGACAGCCGCGGCTCGGGTGGGCGCCCGCCGCCGATCGGCGAGTCCGCATCCACCGAGAACGCGTGCCAGTCGAGTTCTCCGCCTGGATATTCCTGGGCGGTCAGCACTTTCTCGGCCCCGCCCGGCATTGACGCCGAGATCGAGAACCGGTGTTCCAGCCTGCGAGGATCCCAGGTACCGTCACCGGTCGGCTGGTCGATCAACGCATCGAACCAGTTCACCAGCCGGTTGCCCGCGTCCACCAGCGCCGCGTGGTGCAGTAGCGGGATCGTCCTGATCCCCGCGTCCGCCACACCCCCGCCTTTCAAGAACTCATACAGCAGGTATCCGTCCATGCGGCGACCGGCCACGGCCTGCATGGTGGCCCACACGCCCGGGTTCGCCCGCTGGGTGACGGCCTCTTTGGCGGGCAGTGCGATCGGGTACTTGGTCGCGTACTGCTCCTCGAATTTGAACACGATGTTGCCCAGCAGTCCGGCCCTGCCCAGCAGTTTGAACCAGCGACGGCCGATCGCCACCCGCAGGTCGAAG contains these protein-coding regions:
- a CDS encoding winged helix-turn-helix domain-containing protein; the encoded protein is MLRIHFSSADVLGLRVSAAPDPLWELLLSLHAAQTVGISGALRAWRTAVRGKLAPSAALLWPLARPQGYSPDFLTPTAGEKGFDAGLDQLLATSRPRLRADLALLARPTSWTTDLADGRSEALHRLGDALEAYHAVAIEPFWDVILRVAGADRERRAATAIAEGAGTMLTTLHPDVRWDDSVLEVAYPVDQDVHLDGQGLTLVPSFFCRPGPITLLRQNEQPILVYPVDRDLESLATVGHARFGQGLTALLGRTRARVLHAIAAAAPVTTSDLAREVGVSVAGISQHTSVLRDAGLITTVRDRGFARHRVSPRGEALLSG
- a CDS encoding suppressor of fused domain protein; translation: MTDQALADHLTRYLGGGVLENEIGDVEIWRHERPEYVSFATHGLSSQPIAAVYPQELVCSVQAGQDGAALFLVQAALGIVQESGHGVVNGQVIRNEQPLLARTAITGMLVGGHPYLEDFDVVFGADREVLAELMTLIPLTSDEVARSTANDGVAALLDHLENTNPPLLDVMRPSTG
- a CDS encoding ESX secretion-associated protein EspG; translation: MIRSPVTMTLPTLPELVYDVVWERLGLGPMPSPLVVRRHGSDDAERQECRDRAHRWLTSNSLGDANNLDGDLVQALRAMDDRDLALSLSYSDSAGRVAVGCFPQPSGRALRVIARNETVELGWMNATRMAEGMLEALPDSRPGVGRPLRVNELAFIRSGRAWRRSGLLSIGKRSLIEHGVAPEGAEWFLRVLSRAKAIGQASAARAGVAGKELTTIRPLSVVDSVDGRYVVVRSYGSATLMPADDATLKAWIGGLADGDFIESRPARDTGAYSHLS
- a CDS encoding methyltransferase domain-containing protein yields the protein MTATTPPWRTLAHRLADELATEGVLRSPQWRAAIETVPRHVFVPRFHTQQRDGRWSETGAESPDWLDQVYRNQPLITALATTPRGSQVTVSSSTKPGLMIRMLEALDLEDSHRVLEIGTGTGYNAGLLTRRLGDDQVCSVDIGADLVATARTRLHELGLRPTLVAAHGGAGLPGHAPFDRIIATCSVPTIPWAWAEQVREGGLILADLKRSVHAGNLVLLTRHADRLEGRFLPRWAGFMAIRDTDCAPPDRHISFTPADGAHSTTSLSPHPWESLIPWLLAQSRMPSQLTFGYRGLTDTGAHQWAVFTASEGSWCAVAMNATNDRRDVRQHGATRIWDEYEKSRSQWQNLGEPGWDRFGVTVTDDGTHRLWLDEPDGTHTWVLPRAAGQRATWG
- the tgmB gene encoding ATP-grasp ribosomal peptide maturase; its protein translation is MTVLILASERDFTADRMVAALERRGTPVARVDTAWFPRYCTIDARLRNGRWMGTLSAHSRTIALEGLRSVWYRSPSAFTFPAELSATERNWAMSETKLGLGGVLTSLAVRWINHPSRNADAAYKPVQLTTAVQCGLSVADTLVTSVRTSVHEFVDGGETITKAFGAAAVIEDGGRKTTLTDRVTADTVADLRGLEVAAHQFQRWIPKAHEARVIVVGEHVFAAGIYARTPKTYLDYRNDYLNLRYRRLEPPETIAGGILRYCRAFGLAYGAFDFVIRPDGEWVFLECNAGGQYGWIEDAIAAPITDTIADLLTQGETS
- the tgmA gene encoding putative ATP-grasp-modified RiPP, giving the protein MTVANIEVAVADPLAPSSAQFALDGTSFTARRDDLPSPAGMRPWGLRRARAAGPGRVLPPWSYDPVQQKAVDVAGRPVIESPIMGDPSADTTSTVDGEDGPSSEDWDND
- a CDS encoding peptide deformylase, which produces MAEAAMMTGVPESTSTSGPETAANVFAAELERWRDVRGFSRATLAREMGYDRSYVSKVLSGTERPSEAFAAHAETALRAGGALRAAFRDFDAHRPLRTRLTPPVADTVTGTGGLVVDHDDATLRYDDGIYLLTQRRHLVNHGTEPITRYLIRISVDRFPGDPERSNRLYSEDPLTWDEINLHAWHGRSRAIPMTWTTHHDHDAFKEVWLLFEGEHGHFPLYPGESCWIEYEYTVTENHWGNWFQRSIRLPTRTLSACLDFPADLSPAVWGLHTSMTAQAMPFATAIARDDTGDRHTFSWSCEDPPLHARYRLEWDFRTRATDTDGPPPKPSEVMASLGVVQDNDPALRQVARRFDLPAEAEDARRVVTALNAACERVAQAHTFGKGMGIAAPQIGIDRAAAIVRTPGGESITLFNPAIIEEAGDFDEQYEGCLSFFDVRGQVPRPHIIHVEHTTIDGHTKITVFDRGIARLVAHEVDHLHGHLYTDRMRDGLSPIPVEQYRGTGTAWKY